A single genomic interval of Verrucomicrobiota bacterium harbors:
- a CDS encoding efflux RND transporter periplasmic adaptor subunit: MATKSNSLLSVILKVVLPLALIGGIFWLFITGLRPDAVVEPVSKGIALDAVPGSLTVNPAYSITLTTEVSGSVLRSALELGKRVEEGEFLIEIDPTDLLLQYEAFKASYESLERRVELDADDRIALQNRQDDLDNFERLFREGTLSGFEIQREREAFQLFLETQTEKKINDETQLRQMEIQLKEWRRTLEKTTVLAPVSGIITRIFAWPGELVGVRTSLAELYSDELLIEAKINEENFAGIQIGHPARIRFLAFGDRIFPATVEKVLPNADPETQQYTVYLQLDEGEEFLRSGLTGEVSIIKNRREDTLLVPRRALFGNFVFVVDNGVVEMRRVRSGFLGLNQAEIIDGVEEGEIVIADEIDRFRDGDKVSVIRPGEQG; the protein is encoded by the coding sequence TTGGCCACTAAATCGAATTCTCTTCTTTCCGTTATCCTCAAGGTAGTCCTTCCGCTGGCGCTGATTGGTGGGATATTCTGGTTGTTCATCACCGGACTGCGGCCTGATGCAGTTGTCGAGCCGGTTTCCAAAGGCATTGCTTTGGATGCGGTCCCAGGTAGTCTTACGGTGAATCCGGCCTACAGTATTACTCTCACGACAGAGGTGAGTGGTAGCGTTCTAAGGAGTGCGCTCGAGCTAGGAAAAAGAGTTGAGGAGGGTGAGTTTCTGATCGAAATCGACCCTACCGACCTCCTTTTGCAGTATGAAGCGTTTAAGGCAAGCTACGAATCATTAGAGAGACGAGTTGAGTTAGACGCTGATGATCGGATAGCGCTCCAGAATCGCCAAGATGACCTTGATAACTTTGAACGCCTTTTTCGTGAAGGAACGCTATCAGGTTTTGAGATTCAACGTGAAAGAGAGGCCTTCCAGCTTTTCTTGGAGACTCAGACCGAAAAAAAAATTAACGACGAGACTCAGCTTCGGCAGATGGAGATCCAACTGAAGGAGTGGCGTCGGACACTTGAGAAGACCACCGTTCTTGCACCGGTTTCCGGTATCATCACCCGGATCTTCGCTTGGCCGGGAGAGTTGGTTGGGGTCCGCACGTCCCTGGCGGAGCTCTACAGCGACGAGCTTCTGATAGAGGCAAAAATCAACGAAGAGAACTTTGCAGGGATTCAGATTGGTCATCCAGCAAGAATTCGTTTCCTCGCCTTCGGAGATCGAATCTTTCCGGCCACGGTTGAGAAGGTGCTTCCGAACGCGGATCCTGAGACCCAGCAGTATACGGTCTACCTCCAGCTGGATGAGGGGGAGGAGTTTCTCCGGTCTGGACTGACGGGTGAGGTGAGCATCATCAAGAACCGTCGGGAGGATACGTTATTGGTTCCTCGACGGGCCTTGTTTGGAAATTTTGTGTTTGTTGTGGATAACGGAGTTGTTGAAATGCGCAGGGTCAGGAGCGGGTTTCTCGGGCTGAATCAGGCTGAAATCATCGATGGTGTCGAAGAGGGCGAAATTGTGATCGCGGACGAAATTGATCGTTTTCGTGATGGAGACAAGGTGTCCGTGATCCGCCCTGGTGAGCAAGGCTGA
- a CDS encoding glycosyltransferase family 2 protein, producing the protein MVLQNPEVSIVTALYNRLDLTKEFLEGLERTLSGVRYEVVLVDDGSTDGTRDFLSKVKRPEVRVLFNDSNLGFAGSNNRGAQEAKGELLAFLNNDLVLRSRWLEPMIGALDPNSGFVGNVQLNAETGRIDHAGIVFTPWGIPEHWGQNYLSVPKKGTRGFRAVTAACCLIKRDSFLSEGGFDENFRNGFEDIDLCLRLQQKGRVNRISFESRVGHWVSASPGRKGGDAANIRLFLDRWGDQTASWGLGDWPSHYLLRNLRNPFRLNGRKTLDALSLMGRVRKTTPGWMVARASSLRKNGVPDG; encoded by the coding sequence ATGGTTCTGCAAAACCCTGAGGTCTCGATTGTAACCGCTCTTTACAATCGTCTGGATCTGACGAAGGAGTTTCTGGAAGGGCTTGAGCGAACCCTCTCGGGTGTTCGCTATGAAGTCGTTCTCGTGGATGACGGGAGCACCGATGGAACACGGGATTTTCTATCCAAAGTGAAACGTCCGGAGGTTAGGGTTCTTTTCAACGATTCGAATCTTGGTTTTGCGGGCTCGAACAATCGGGGAGCTCAGGAGGCGAAGGGCGAGCTTTTAGCATTTTTGAACAATGACCTTGTGCTCAGAAGTCGGTGGCTCGAACCCATGATTGGAGCATTGGATCCGAACTCGGGTTTTGTCGGGAACGTACAGCTCAATGCCGAGACTGGCAGGATCGATCACGCGGGCATCGTCTTCACCCCCTGGGGCATTCCTGAACATTGGGGCCAAAACTATCTATCAGTTCCCAAGAAAGGAACACGAGGTTTCCGGGCGGTGACTGCTGCCTGTTGCCTGATCAAAAGGGATTCATTTTTGAGCGAAGGCGGATTCGACGAGAACTTTCGCAACGGATTTGAAGACATCGATCTCTGCTTGCGTCTTCAACAAAAGGGTCGGGTAAACCGGATCTCATTTGAAAGTCGCGTGGGGCATTGGGTGAGTGCAAGCCCAGGCCGAAAGGGAGGCGATGCTGCCAACATTCGACTGTTTCTGGATCGGTGGGGGGACCAGACAGCGAGTTGGGGTCTTGGTGATTGGCCATCCCATTACCTATTGAGGAATCTTCGAAATCCCTTTCGGCTCAATGGACGAAAGACTCTCGATGCGTTGTCCTTGATGGGCAGAGTTCGCAAAACGACTCCCGGTTGGATGGTTGCGCGGGCGAGCTCCCTTCGAAAAAACGGCGTTCCGGATGGATAA
- a CDS encoding TolC family protein — MTVRSLIPGLLALTAVSFTASSISGQTSTPSPAEGATLRMTDLPLPEDYYPGLRMILEQAGRRAPELVRVGLDREMAQERLRIARSRYYPSLGIGGNLGYRFVQRSGEDNDGSLSGSVSVGVNRPLYFWGAVTAGIEKGEIDFENSLLFSKEEFQTTVQLLRNEYLILILNEMQLRNLRLERTNLETSLARRESDYRAGRLSEEEYLTYLIELDRSLIEIEELEDERNETLTTFQRISGVNEAPQIPAGIAPINLDALEAEIRGDELDPMWVENTFNVQLNRNSMEKMDLDATIIKAQQRPNISFSASVSQAPVNTATENDVDTIRWFAGLSVSWNVFDGFATQASRRINLLQKRHLESQMRTNILVLEEERTKMENALLVMIRKQRLAERRFDLDSKIYSRVKQEFSDGRVSSNEFRQTQSDFYAEELNLNIARSALLQAVADYLVILNADRAIDYLEFQKTDV; from the coding sequence ATGACGGTTCGTTCTCTCATTCCGGGTCTCTTAGCCCTTACAGCAGTTTCTTTCACAGCCAGCAGTATTAGCGGGCAAACTTCCACCCCCTCTCCAGCCGAAGGGGCGACCCTACGGATGACGGATTTACCGCTCCCCGAGGATTACTACCCCGGATTGAGGATGATCCTTGAACAGGCGGGCAGACGGGCACCCGAGCTGGTGCGAGTGGGTTTGGACCGCGAAATGGCCCAGGAGCGGCTAAGAATCGCTCGGTCGCGTTACTACCCAAGTTTGGGCATCGGTGGTAACCTCGGTTACCGTTTCGTGCAGCGCTCGGGCGAGGACAATGACGGCAGCCTTTCGGGTTCGGTCTCGGTTGGTGTGAACCGGCCTCTTTATTTCTGGGGAGCTGTCACCGCGGGGATCGAGAAGGGTGAGATCGACTTCGAGAACAGCCTTCTGTTCAGCAAAGAGGAGTTTCAGACCACTGTTCAACTGCTGAGGAACGAGTATCTGATTCTTATTTTGAACGAAATGCAGCTGCGCAACCTTCGTTTGGAGCGCACTAATTTGGAGACTAGCCTTGCGCGGCGTGAATCCGACTATCGTGCCGGGCGCTTGTCCGAAGAGGAATACCTGACCTATCTGATCGAGTTGGATCGATCTCTAATCGAAATCGAAGAGCTGGAAGATGAGCGAAACGAGACGCTGACTACCTTCCAGCGAATAAGCGGAGTGAATGAGGCACCACAGATCCCTGCGGGAATCGCTCCGATCAACCTCGACGCATTGGAAGCTGAAATTCGGGGAGATGAATTAGATCCAATGTGGGTGGAAAACACGTTCAACGTTCAATTGAACCGCAATTCGATGGAGAAGATGGACCTGGACGCTACGATCATCAAAGCGCAACAAAGGCCGAACATCAGCTTTAGTGCGAGCGTGAGCCAGGCACCTGTGAACACCGCGACTGAGAATGATGTGGACACCATCCGATGGTTTGCGGGTCTTTCAGTGAGCTGGAATGTCTTTGACGGATTCGCAACCCAAGCCAGCCGCCGGATCAACCTGCTTCAAAAAAGGCACCTCGAAAGTCAGATGCGGACGAACATTCTGGTTCTGGAAGAGGAAAGAACGAAGATGGAGAACGCCCTTCTCGTTATGATACGCAAGCAAAGGCTAGCCGAACGGCGATTCGATCTTGATTCAAAGATTTACTCCCGGGTAAAGCAGGAATTCAGTGACGGTCGGGTGTCTTCGAACGAATTTCGGCAGACCCAGTCAGATTTCTACGCTGAGGAATTGAACTTGAACATTGCTCGTTCGGCTCTTCTCCAAGCCGTTGCCGACTACCTAGTGATTTTGAACGCAGACCGCGCAATCGACTATCTCGAGTTTCAAAAGACGGACGTTTAG
- a CDS encoding glycosyltransferase family 1 protein: MDKVFIDATATAETLHHTGIQRVVRSIVVMGALRAEQWSPVVFRDGEFRTPTSGQRQRLYAIFEKGWHRFPWLSAVLDKRERPLAFDPLAEGEDSLFLIPEIPSGERLDYLDDLAATGERQMPMVGVCHDLLSWSHPEWTARSRKVGFVQYLRFLALLERVICPSVATATEWRRFQNETGINGADPEIVAWPIEKTKASIQSGVSPLPKILSVGTLEKRKNHAVLLDAAEQLWRSNCFFELVLVGRKRAKDENEVPDRIAGLRETGFPIRWFPRISDEELERLYEESAFTVFPSLGEGFGLPVMESLVRGRPCICSGEGAVGEIAEGGGCLTVDVSESEAVAEAIRLLTTDGVRLAELSREAGEREWPNWNSWMDRLVWTEGRE, translated from the coding sequence ATGGATAAAGTATTTATCGACGCGACCGCGACCGCGGAAACTCTTCACCACACAGGGATCCAGCGTGTGGTTCGATCAATTGTGGTCATGGGCGCTCTGCGGGCTGAACAGTGGTCTCCGGTGGTTTTTCGAGACGGAGAGTTTCGCACTCCAACAAGCGGTCAAAGGCAGAGGTTGTATGCGATCTTCGAGAAGGGGTGGCATCGGTTCCCTTGGCTATCTGCTGTTCTCGATAAGAGAGAGCGCCCCCTCGCTTTCGATCCTCTGGCCGAGGGAGAGGATTCTCTTTTTCTAATTCCGGAGATTCCCTCAGGTGAAAGGTTGGATTACCTGGATGATCTGGCAGCGACTGGAGAGCGCCAAATGCCGATGGTGGGAGTGTGTCACGATTTGTTGAGTTGGAGTCACCCTGAATGGACAGCGCGATCGAGGAAAGTAGGGTTCGTCCAATATTTGCGATTTCTTGCCCTTCTCGAACGGGTGATTTGTCCTTCCGTGGCGACCGCTACTGAATGGAGACGCTTTCAGAACGAGACCGGGATAAACGGTGCCGATCCGGAGATTGTGGCGTGGCCAATAGAGAAAACAAAGGCATCTATTCAAAGTGGGGTTTCTCCTTTGCCAAAGATCCTGTCGGTCGGAACTCTCGAGAAACGAAAGAATCATGCGGTTTTGCTCGATGCGGCTGAACAGCTGTGGCGGAGCAACTGTTTTTTCGAACTGGTCCTTGTCGGTAGAAAGCGGGCTAAGGATGAGAACGAAGTTCCGGATCGAATTGCAGGCCTTCGCGAAACAGGTTTTCCCATCCGATGGTTTCCCCGGATTTCGGATGAAGAGCTTGAACGGCTTTACGAGGAGTCGGCTTTTACGGTTTTTCCCTCTTTAGGGGAAGGTTTTGGATTGCCTGTCATGGAGTCCTTGGTGAGGGGTCGACCCTGTATTTGTTCTGGAGAGGGGGCGGTGGGAGAGATTGCTGAGGGAGGAGGCTGTCTTACGGTTGATGTCAGCGAATCCGAGGCAGTCGCAGAGGCGATTCGATTGCTAACGACAGATGGAGTGAGGCTAGCGGAATTGTCGCGCGAGGCGGGAGAGCGCGAATGGCCGAATTGGAACTCCTGGATGGATCGACTGGTTTGGACGGAAGGGCGCGAGTAA
- the lpxK gene encoding tetraacyldisaccharide 4'-kinase, which produces MSETAEKHSKLKSRLHAVESFLVDVVYDRRSGKSASVVGFVLNGFSYLFELIVRCRLFLYGNRILRNRPLGCLVVVVGNLTVGGTGKTPVVEKFARSLSEQGRKVAILSRGYKSKKEPFYKKWWRWISHASEPPPRVVSDGKEVLIGPREAGDEPYMLARNLPGVHVLVDKNRVKAGAYAIRRFGCDTLILDDGLQYLPLKGSMNLVLVDKTNPFGNQRLLPRGILREPVSHLKRASYVFLTKSDGSSSDELEEMVHRHHPEVEIIECEHKPTHLQSLDLKEKLPADHLKGARIAAFSGIAVPEGFEGFLRDHGASIRYNRRFLDHHWFSDRDLENIAKRAKEMEVDYIVTTEKDAVRISKDYDFGLPTYFLRLEIGLLSGANDFEEAVARVCFPGRPLAEKAQVKDALRVASAS; this is translated from the coding sequence GTGTCCGAAACCGCAGAGAAGCACTCCAAGCTGAAAAGTCGCCTTCATGCTGTAGAATCTTTTCTCGTGGACGTAGTCTACGATCGGCGGTCGGGAAAATCAGCAAGTGTGGTAGGATTCGTTCTCAACGGGTTTTCTTACCTGTTTGAGTTGATTGTGAGGTGTCGTCTTTTCCTCTACGGGAACCGGATCCTACGCAATCGGCCATTGGGATGTCTCGTGGTTGTAGTGGGCAACCTCACCGTTGGAGGAACTGGAAAGACACCGGTAGTAGAGAAATTTGCGAGGAGTTTGAGTGAGCAGGGCAGAAAGGTTGCGATCCTGAGTAGGGGATACAAGAGCAAGAAAGAGCCATTTTACAAAAAGTGGTGGAGGTGGATCAGTCACGCATCCGAACCACCACCACGGGTTGTCAGCGATGGTAAAGAAGTTCTCATAGGGCCCAGGGAGGCGGGTGATGAGCCGTATATGTTGGCTCGTAATCTTCCCGGAGTCCATGTGCTGGTCGACAAGAATCGGGTGAAGGCGGGTGCCTATGCCATTCGCCGTTTCGGGTGTGATACTTTGATTCTAGACGATGGTCTTCAATACCTGCCCTTGAAGGGAAGTATGAATCTGGTCTTGGTGGACAAGACAAACCCGTTTGGAAACCAGCGCCTTCTTCCCCGCGGGATCCTCCGGGAACCTGTTAGCCACCTTAAGCGAGCTTCCTACGTATTCCTGACCAAATCAGATGGTTCTTCCTCCGACGAACTAGAAGAGATGGTCCACCGCCACCACCCTGAAGTCGAAATTATCGAGTGTGAACACAAACCAACCCACCTTCAGAGCCTCGACCTGAAGGAGAAACTGCCGGCAGACCACCTGAAGGGGGCGCGGATCGCTGCTTTTAGCGGAATCGCCGTTCCGGAAGGCTTTGAGGGATTTTTACGGGATCATGGGGCATCCATTCGATACAATCGGCGTTTCCTCGATCACCACTGGTTTTCTGACCGTGATCTGGAAAACATAGCAAAACGTGCGAAGGAAATGGAGGTGGATTATATAGTGACAACCGAAAAAGACGCGGTTCGGATCAGCAAAGACTACGACTTCGGATTACCGACTTATTTCCTCCGGCTTGAGATCGGCCTACTCAGTGGGGCGAATGACTTTGAGGAAGCGGTGGCGAGAGTTTGTTTTCCGGGGCGGCCGCTCGCAGAGAAGGCGCAAGTAAAGGACGCTCTACGAGTGGCTTCGGCTTCGTAA
- the rfbB gene encoding dTDP-glucose 4,6-dehydratase, giving the protein MGGQAYLVTGGYGFIGSNFIRKLLSDAGFSGTIVNLDALTYAGNPANLVEFSEDPRFFSVEKGIGDEAVVSQLLEQHAITAVINFAAESHVDRSIDSPEPFFETNVNGTLRLLQAVRRYWKALDGEKQKKFRFLHVSTDEVYGSLGPVDPAFSEENPHRPNSPYSASKAASDHIVRAYHHTYGLPVVTTNCSNNYGPFQFPEKLIPLMVLNAIDGKDLPIYGDGMNVRDWLFVEDHCTAIQAVLAEGRIGETYNIGGKCERPNIEIVDRICEILDEVRPRRDGQSYSAQKTYVSDRPGHDRRYAIDATKIEQEIGWTPLETFETGIRKTILWYLENREWCEEIEKKKYQRQRIGTSA; this is encoded by the coding sequence ATGGGCGGACAAGCTTATCTGGTCACCGGAGGATACGGTTTTATTGGTTCGAATTTTATTCGCAAGTTGCTCTCGGACGCAGGTTTTTCGGGAACAATCGTCAACCTTGACGCTCTGACCTACGCTGGTAATCCTGCAAATCTTGTAGAGTTCTCTGAAGACCCGCGTTTTTTTTCTGTAGAGAAGGGCATTGGCGATGAGGCCGTTGTTTCTCAGCTGCTCGAACAACATGCGATTACAGCTGTGATCAACTTTGCAGCCGAATCTCACGTTGACCGTTCCATCGATTCCCCGGAACCATTTTTCGAGACCAACGTAAATGGAACGCTTCGCCTTCTCCAAGCGGTCCGCCGTTACTGGAAGGCACTCGATGGAGAGAAACAGAAGAAATTTCGGTTTCTTCATGTGTCGACGGACGAGGTTTATGGTTCCCTGGGTCCAGTGGATCCCGCTTTCAGCGAAGAAAACCCTCACCGCCCGAACAGCCCGTATTCGGCTTCTAAAGCGGCGAGTGACCATATCGTTCGTGCTTATCACCACACGTACGGATTGCCGGTAGTGACTACCAACTGCTCGAACAACTACGGACCCTTCCAATTTCCGGAAAAGTTGATTCCTCTGATGGTTCTCAACGCTATCGATGGAAAGGATCTTCCGATCTACGGCGATGGAATGAACGTCCGCGATTGGCTATTCGTTGAGGATCACTGCACCGCTATTCAGGCAGTTCTGGCGGAGGGTAGGATTGGAGAAACCTATAACATTGGGGGGAAGTGTGAGCGCCCGAATATCGAAATAGTGGACCGGATTTGTGAAATCTTGGACGAGGTTAGGCCGCGGAGGGACGGACAGTCCTACAGCGCCCAGAAAACCTACGTATCTGATCGTCCCGGACATGATCGGCGGTACGCTATCGATGCGACTAAAATCGAGCAGGAAATCGGCTGGACGCCGTTGGAGACATTTGAAACCGGCATTCGGAAGACGATTCTCTGGTATCTCGAAAACAGGGAGTGGTGTGAGGAGATCGAGAAGAAGAAATACCAGCGACAGCGGATCGGCACCAGTGCCTAA
- a CDS encoding ROK family protein has translation MKTAIGIDIGGSHIKGALVDLKEGRLLTKRTRMDTPHPATPDAVVEVCKEVVNSLPESDLVGVGFPGVVSGGKVFTAQNLDKRWIGFPLEGKLKHELGLHVRTINDADAAGVAEVLKGAGHKIEGTVIVLTIGTGVGSAFFTNGSLVANTELGRMLLKRGLEVEAYGSDRIREKEGLSLEEWADRLQEILTEIERVFWPSMIIIGGGGAKDFSEVQDRFQTEATLCHAEHKNKAGIIGAALWAAKNGC, from the coding sequence GTGAAAACAGCTATTGGCATCGACATAGGCGGATCCCACATCAAGGGAGCTCTCGTAGATTTGAAGGAAGGACGCTTGCTCACGAAAAGGACCCGCATGGATACTCCCCATCCAGCGACTCCTGATGCGGTGGTTGAAGTCTGTAAGGAGGTCGTGAATTCGCTGCCAGAGTCCGATCTTGTTGGCGTTGGGTTTCCCGGGGTCGTTAGTGGTGGAAAAGTATTCACGGCTCAGAACCTTGATAAGCGTTGGATTGGATTTCCGCTGGAAGGTAAGTTGAAGCATGAACTAGGGTTACACGTTCGGACAATTAATGATGCGGATGCAGCCGGGGTTGCGGAGGTTTTAAAAGGGGCTGGTCACAAGATCGAAGGCACTGTGATTGTCCTCACGATTGGAACTGGTGTTGGCTCGGCTTTTTTTACGAATGGCTCCTTGGTGGCTAATACGGAGCTGGGCCGGATGTTGTTGAAGAGGGGGTTGGAGGTAGAGGCCTACGGATCGGATAGGATCCGTGAAAAAGAGGGTCTCTCTTTGGAAGAATGGGCAGATCGGTTACAGGAGATTTTGACCGAGATTGAAAGGGTTTTCTGGCCGTCAATGATCATTATTGGTGGTGGTGGTGCCAAAGACTTTTCGGAGGTTCAGGATCGTTTTCAGACCGAGGCGACTCTTTGTCATGCCGAGCACAAGAATAAGGCGGGAATTATCGGGGCTGCCTTGTGGGCGGCTAAAAACGGTTGCTGA
- the rfbA gene encoding glucose-1-phosphate thymidylyltransferase RfbA: MTSKKERKGIILAGGSGTRLFPLTRAVSKQLMPVYDKPMIYYPLSALMLADIREVMIISTPEDLPLFEKLLGDGSSLGMSFSYAEQPRPEGLAQAFLIGESFLDGSPASLVLGDNLFYGGDFTSAIRNATASDESVIFAYEVSNPKAYGVVEFDDSGRVVSLEEKPERPRSRFAVPGIYFYEGDVCEVAKSLRPSPRGELEITDLNRRYLEAARLKVEVMGRGTAWLDTGTHDSLLAAASFVQVIEQRQGLKIACIEEIAFRNGWIDAERLESLADDLGKTTYAGYLRALIR, encoded by the coding sequence ATGACTAGCAAAAAAGAGAGGAAGGGCATTATTCTGGCAGGTGGCTCGGGAACCCGCCTTTTCCCCCTTACGCGGGCGGTGAGCAAGCAGTTGATGCCGGTCTATGACAAGCCAATGATCTACTACCCGTTGTCGGCTCTGATGCTTGCCGATATTCGAGAGGTGATGATTATTTCAACGCCTGAAGATCTACCCCTCTTCGAGAAACTCCTTGGCGACGGTAGTTCCTTGGGAATGTCTTTTTCCTATGCGGAACAACCGCGCCCAGAGGGCCTGGCTCAGGCTTTTTTGATCGGTGAGTCGTTTCTTGATGGGTCTCCCGCGTCGTTGGTTCTTGGAGACAATTTATTTTACGGAGGAGATTTTACTTCAGCGATTCGAAATGCGACGGCGTCGGATGAATCCGTAATTTTCGCCTATGAGGTTTCAAACCCCAAGGCCTATGGAGTCGTAGAATTTGACGACTCGGGAAGAGTGGTGAGTTTGGAGGAAAAGCCGGAGAGACCACGCTCCCGTTTTGCAGTTCCCGGTATTTATTTTTACGAAGGTGACGTTTGCGAGGTGGCAAAATCCCTTAGGCCCAGTCCGCGCGGGGAATTGGAGATTACCGATCTGAATCGCCGCTACCTTGAAGCGGCCCGCTTAAAGGTGGAAGTGATGGGCCGGGGAACTGCTTGGCTGGATACCGGTACTCATGACAGCCTTCTGGCGGCTGCTTCCTTTGTTCAGGTAATTGAACAGCGCCAAGGACTGAAGATTGCTTGTATTGAGGAGATTGCTTTTCGAAACGGTTGGATTGATGCCGAGCGGTTGGAGTCTCTCGCCGACGATCTTGGGAAGACGACCTACGCTGGTTATTTACGGGCCCTGATTCGGTAG
- a CDS encoding class II fumarate hydratase — MRTEKDSMGEMQVADEALYGASTQRAVLNFPISGYRMPDGFIVGLGLVKAACASANEELGRLDAEKADLIRKAADEVIAGKHHEQFPVDVFQTGSGTSSNMNINEVISNLACTYAGNPIGAKEPVHPNDHCNMGQSSNDIIPTVLHVSVAVALKEKLIPALDHLAEVLEEKAKAFDQIVKIGRTHLMDATPLTLGQEFSGYAAQVRKGSSRAAKAVEVLGELAIGGTAVGTGINCHPEFPGKVARILSEKTGIGFREADNHFEAQGGRDDAVEVAGLLTTIAASLTKIGNDIRLLGSGPRSGLGEISLPSTQPGSSIMPGKVNPVMSEMLVQASMYVMGLGNTVGLCGRDGHFELNVTIPLIAYSLHESIRVLANSSETFADRCVAGIEANRETCDELVKRSLMLVTALNPFIGYDQAAKVAKQAFAENKTLREVVLEEGLMDEDTLDSALDPMSMVSPSA, encoded by the coding sequence ATGCGCACGGAAAAAGACTCTATGGGTGAGATGCAAGTCGCCGATGAGGCCCTCTACGGGGCCTCTACGCAGAGGGCTGTCCTCAATTTTCCGATTAGCGGATACCGGATGCCGGATGGATTTATTGTAGGGCTGGGCCTGGTCAAGGCAGCCTGTGCTTCGGCGAATGAGGAGCTGGGGCGGCTGGATGCCGAAAAGGCGGATTTGATTCGGAAGGCCGCGGATGAGGTAATTGCGGGTAAGCATCACGAGCAGTTTCCGGTCGACGTTTTTCAGACCGGGTCTGGCACGTCTTCGAACATGAACATTAACGAGGTGATTTCGAACCTCGCATGCACCTATGCCGGCAATCCGATTGGGGCAAAGGAACCGGTTCATCCGAATGATCATTGCAATATGGGGCAGTCCTCGAACGACATCATTCCAACCGTCCTCCACGTGAGTGTAGCGGTCGCCCTCAAGGAGAAGCTGATTCCCGCTCTCGATCATCTTGCCGAAGTTTTGGAAGAGAAAGCGAAGGCCTTCGATCAGATCGTGAAGATCGGCCGTACCCACCTGATGGATGCGACTCCTCTGACTTTGGGTCAGGAGTTTTCCGGCTATGCGGCTCAGGTTCGCAAGGGCTCTTCACGCGCGGCCAAAGCGGTCGAGGTACTCGGTGAACTCGCGATTGGAGGAACGGCGGTCGGCACTGGGATCAACTGCCACCCTGAGTTTCCGGGAAAGGTGGCGAGAATTCTATCGGAGAAAACCGGAATCGGATTCCGGGAAGCAGACAATCATTTTGAAGCGCAGGGTGGCCGGGATGATGCGGTCGAGGTCGCCGGGTTACTGACGACGATCGCAGCCAGTCTGACGAAGATCGGAAACGATATTCGGCTGTTGGGTTCGGGTCCCAGATCAGGTTTGGGAGAAATCTCCCTTCCTTCAACGCAGCCAGGATCGTCGATCATGCCCGGGAAGGTGAATCCGGTGATGAGTGAGATGCTGGTTCAGGCGTCAATGTATGTGATGGGTCTGGGAAATACGGTTGGTCTTTGTGGTAGGGACGGTCATTTCGAACTGAACGTCACCATCCCTCTCATCGCTTACAGTCTCCATGAGTCCATCCGTGTCTTAGCGAACTCCTCGGAAACATTTGCGGATCGCTGCGTTGCGGGTATTGAGGCAAATCGTGAAACCTGTGACGAGCTGGTCAAGAGAAGTTTGATGCTTGTGACAGCGCTCAATCCGTTCATCGGCTACGACCAAGCGGCGAAGGTGGCAAAACAAGCTTTTGCTGAGAATAAGACTTTGAGGGAAGTTGTTCTTGAGGAGGGCCTTATGGATGAGGATACGCTCGATTCAGCACTCGATCCAATGAGTATGGTTTCACCTTCCGCCTAA